The Brassica oleracea var. oleracea cultivar TO1000 chromosome C6, BOL, whole genome shotgun sequence genome includes a region encoding these proteins:
- the LOC106297988 gene encoding agamous-like MADS-box protein AGL93: protein MKMNKLLVRKDTIFKKPSSSLYNARAATVLKKAFELSELCGVDVCIIWYDREGNLVKTWPENEEAKVRAIAERYSMLSEEERGKKRNNLSGFLNKKMIRDKKESLRKRDNKFFQFSQKFSQKSETEVVFLRSPPASGPTSAPTNVEEEEDQAAAVW from the coding sequence ATGAAGATGAACAAATTGTTGGTGAGAAAAGATACCATCTTCAAGAAACCTTCGTCTTCTTTGTACAACGCACGAGCGGCTACGGTTCTCAAGAAAGCGTTCGAGCTATCGGAGCTATGCGGTGTGGATGTGTGCATCATCTGGTACGACCGCGAAGGTAACCTAGTGAAGACGTGGCCTGAGAACGAGGAAGCCAAAGTTAGAGCCATCGCAGAGCGATACAGCATGTTAAGCGAAGAAGAAAGGGGCAAGAAAAGAAACAACCTCTCAGGGTTTCTAAACAAGAAGATGATCCGCGACAAGAAGGAGTCTTTGAGGAAAAGGGATAACAAATTCTTCCAATTCTCTCAAAAATTCTCTCAAAAAAGCGAAACTGAGGTCGTCTTCCTTCGCTCTCCACCGGCGTCGGGCCCGACGTCGGCCCCCACCAATGTCGAAGAAGAAGAAGACCAAGCTGCTGCCGTCTGGTGA
- the LOC106301034 gene encoding chloroplast sensor kinase, chloroplastic, with the protein MLLSAIASQTLLSSNPNLLFPNPISNPRPSNPSLKLPNASSSSSSPSSSSIFTLPTRGLRYVNQTVSDGASESGGSIGGETTVTSASAIASAIRGASTTPVEFTQMIEKDKIILPSPDFQRLCLEQLDLFRRIVDPNAVLSVYVRPAGSYVMDRLELRRVTCYPSVNGGDVVILVGNFGIPAGLRAAEASLSSQQVEVVSKHRAAVFPMVKHPFVVGFLVAELPVEAEEVVEEEDEEEEKEGGLKYFPSPEEAYALPGSANAKPPKVKLPSVKVFTAEQRSYAINISRTLAMAYVMDQKTMLLQQSSWQNNVRMSKLVEQIRSPLSTIRTLSKMLSTHTKRSQISHDIVEDLIVQGEQIRDTLQELQDAVHLTKANIFRHNEEALKKINKTHNETMRSNYSGDYEQKDPIDGSQLSSTRLSLGSGSDDSEMPMPPLALAPLQTHSIRPCDISSVLLDMVETVRPLALTQQRVVELGENSASLQVAVEEPALRQALSNLIEGALLRTHVGGKVEILSTRAPAGGSLVVIDDDGPDMRYMTQMHSLTPFGAELLSENMVEDNMTWNFVAGLTVAREILESYGCVIRVISPRIPDAAIGGGGTRVEIWIPTFTAAVPEANEA; encoded by the exons ATGCTTCTTTCCGCAATCGCATCTCAGACACTCCTCTCATCGAACCCTAACCTCCTCTTCCCTAACCCAATCTCAAACCCTAGACCTTCAAATCCATCTCTTAAACTCCCCAATGCCTCCTCCTCCTCCTCATCACCATCCTCATCTTCCATATTCACTCTCCCCACGCGCGGTCTACGTTACGTGAACCAAACAGTCTCCGACGGAGCTTCCGAATCCGGAGGCTCCATCGGAGGAGAGACCACGGTAACCTCCGCCTCCGCCATCGCCTCCGCGATACGTGGAGCCTCGACGACTCCGGTGGAGTTCACGCAGATGATCGAAAAGGACAAGATCATCTTGCCGAGTCCGGATTTTCAGCGTCTTTGCCTCGAGCAATTGGATCTCTTTCGTAGAATCGTGGATCCTAACGCTGTCCTCTCC GTATATGTAAGACCAGCTGGTAGCTACGTGATGGATCGCTTGGAGCTTCGTCGTGTCACGTGTTATCCAAGTGTTAATGGTGGTGACGTTGTGATCTTGGTTGGCAACTTTGGTATCCCTGCTGGTTTGCGTGCCGCTGAAGCTTCGCTTTCTAGTCAACAA GTTGAAGTTGTTAGCAAGCATAGAGCTGCAGTGTTTCCAATGGTGAAACACCCGTTTGTTGTTGGGTTCTTGGTTGCTGAGTTACCTGTAGAAGCAGAAGAGGTGGTGGAGGAGGAGGATGAGGAGGAAGAGAAGGAGGGCGGTTTAAAGTATTTTCCTTCACCGGAGGAAGCTTATGCTTTGCCTGGTTCAGCTAATGCGAAACCACCTAAAGTTAAACTTCCTTCTGTTAAGGTTTTCACTGCAGAGCAGAGATCATATGCTATTAATATTTCACGGACTCTTGCTATGGCTTATGTCATGGATCAG AAAACAATGTTGCTTCAGCAGTCATCTTGGCAAAACAATGTGAGGATGAGTAAGCTAGTTGAGCAG ATCCGTAGTCCGCTCTCTACCATCAGGACATTAAGTAAAATGCTCTCAACTCACACAAAGAGAAGTCAG ATTTCACATGATATTGTGGAAGACTTAATAGTTCAAGGCGAACAAATAAGAGATACCCTTCAAGAACTTCAGGATGCAGTTCACTTGACAAAG GCTAATATATTCCGCCACAACGAAGAAGCCTTGAAGAAAATAAACAAAACGCATAATGAAACAATGAGATCAAATTATTCCGGTGACTATGAACAAAAGGACCCCATTGACGGGTCACAACTCTCAAGTACACGCCTCTCACTAGGTTCCGGATCTGATGATTCAGAAATGCCTATGCCACCTCTGGCACTGGCACCCCTACAAACGCATAGCATAAG ACCGTGCGACATCTCTAGCGTCCTTTTAGATATGGTCGAGACTGTGAGACCGCTTGCCCTTACTCAGCAAAGAGTGGTGGAGCTAGGCGAAAACTCAGCCTCCCTGCAAGTTGCTGTTGAAGAACCGGCTTTGAGGCAGGCTCTGAGTAACCTCATTGAAGGTGCACTGTTGCGCACTCATGTTGGAGGAAAAGTTGAAATTTTGTCAACCAGAGCTCCTGCTGGCGGGAGTCTGGTAGTAATCGATGACGATGGTCCTGATATGCGCTATATG ACGCAAATGCATTCGCTAACGCCATTTGGAGCAGAACTCTTGTCGGAGAACATGGTCGAAGACAATATGACATGGAACTTTGTGGCGGGTTTAACCGTAGCACGAGAGATCCTGGAGAGTTACGGATGCGTGATCAGGGTTATCTCGCCTCGCATCCCTGATGCAGCCATAGGAGGTGGCGGTACTCGTGTAGAGATATGGATTCCTACCTTCACGGCGGCAGTACCTGAAGCTAATGAAGCATAG
- the LOC106296465 gene encoding receptor-like protein 12, with translation MIQGHCYCFFGIVTIYFSLLIHILASPTLHFCRHNQRDALLGFRDEFPTDESNLSSWNQSSDCCLWNGVTCDDTSGQVISLDLHETPLNSSLKTNSSLFKLQYLHHLNLSNCNLHGEIPSSLKNLSHLTTLDLSANYLVGAVPTSLGNLKELRVMSLNNNSFLGPFAKSLFSIPSLQSVDLGGNQFTGSIEFVSTSSSELQFLNLDHNKFNGPIPESISKFLNLRRLYLSHNNFTGSIPGSLSKLVNLTDLHLSKNKLEGEVPGFLWRLSTMMICHNSFNSFETPSQETLLVQVLDLSSNSFHGPLPNWICNLKGLSLLDLSNNHFNGSIPTCLRNSIVSLLDMSLRNNSFGGALPDIFGDATKLRSIDVGLNQLEGKFPKSLINCKALQLVNVASNKIKDEFPSWLGSLPSLNVLSLRSNEFYGPLYHLHVSIGFRSLRVIDISHNDFTGTIPPHYFLNWSEMTTLTKGNDYMVNPTKVSRYMGLFPESIYRSMEMVNKGVETRFDRIRQDFRAIDFSCNKISGKIPESIGFLKGLRLLNFSDNVFTSDIPRSLANLTSLETLDLSSNKLSGQIPQDLGNLAFLSYMNFSHNLLQGPVPRGTQFERQNCSSFLGNSGLYGLKEICGSLHAVSPTAQQADEYSEEEEQIFSWVAAVIAYGPGMFCGLVIGHIFASHNQERLTEKFGRRKLIHPKCSLSTSLALSNKHILV, from the coding sequence ATGATCCAAGGCCATTGTTATTGCTTTTTTGGTATCGTTACCATCTATTTCTCACTCCTAATTCACATCCTTGCATCTCCTACGCTCCACTTTTGCCGCCACAACCAGAGAGATGCTCTTCTGGGATTCAGAGACGAGTTTCCAACTGATGAGTCAAACCTCAGCTCGTGGAATCAGAGCAGTGATTGCTGTCTTTGGAATGGTGTCACATGCGATGATACATCTGGTCAGGTGATATCTCTCGACCTTCATGAAACACCTCTCAACAGCTCTTTGAAAACTAATAGTAGCCTTTTTAAACTCCAATATCTTCATCACCTAAACCTTAGCAATTGCAATCTCCATGGTGAGATTCCTTCTTCACTAAAAAACCTTTCTCATCTCACAACGCTTGACCTTTCAGCCAATTATTTGGTAGGTGCAGTTCCAACTTCTCTCGGAAACCTAAAGGAGCTAAGAGTTATGTCCCTTAACAACAACTCGTTTCTCGGGCCTTTCGCTAAATCCTTGTTCTCCATTCCTTCGTTACAATCTGTTGATTTGGGTGGAAACCAGTTCACTGGATCAATAGAGTTTGTGAGCACTTCTTCATCTGAGCTTCAGTTTTTAAATCTTGATCATAACAAATTCAATGGCCCAATCCCAGAATCCATATCTAAATTTCTCAACCTCAGACGGTTATATCTTAGCCACAACAACTTCACAGGGTCGATCCCTGGATCTTTATCAAAGTTAGTCAACCTCACGGATCTACATCTTTCCAAAAACAAGTTGGAAGGCGAAGTACCAGGTTTCTTATGGAGATTGTCGACGATGATGATTTGTCACAACTCTTTCAACAGTTTTGAAACTCCTTCACAAGAGACTTTATTGGTCCAAGTGTTGGATCTGAGTTCCAATTCATTCCACGGCCCATTGCCTAATTGGATCTGCAATCTCAAAGGATTAAGTTTACTAGATTTGTCTAACAATCACTTCAACGGCTCTATTCCGACATGTTTGAGGAACTCCATTGTTTCTCTTTTGGACATGAGTCTGCGCAACAATAGTTTCGGTGGAGCTCTTCCAGATATATTTGGTGATGCTACCAAGTTACGATCAATCGACGTTGGTCTCAACCAGCTAGAGGGAAAGTTTCCAAAGTCCTTAATCAACTGCAAAGCTCTACAACTTGTGAATGTGGCAAGCAACAAAATCAAGGACGAGTTTCCATCTTGGTTGGGATCTCTACCGTCATTAAATGTTCTCAGCCTCAGATCAAACGAGTTCTACGGGCCGTTGTATCATCTTCATGTGTCCATTGGGTTTCGGAGTTTAAGAGTGATCGATATTTCGCATAATGACTTCACCGGAACTATTCCACCTCACTATTTTCTCAACTGGAGTGAAATGACCACGTTGACCAAAGGAAATGACTACATGGTGAATCCCACGAAGGTTTCTCGTTACATGGGGTTATTCCCGGAATCAATCTACCGCTCCATGGAAATGGTTAATAAAGGAGTAGAGACAAGGTTTGATCGAATCCGACAAGACTTCAGAGCCATTGATTTTTCATGTAACAAAATTTCTGGAAAAATACCTGAATCCATTGGTTTCTTGAAGGGACTACGTCTTCTGAATTTCTCAGATAATGTTTTCACAAGCGATATCCCAAGATCCTTGGCAAATTTGACGAGTCTGGAGACGTTGGATCTTTCGAGTAATAAGTTATCAGGTCAAATCCCACAAGATCTTGGTAATCTTGCATTTCTATCGTACATGAACTTCTCCCATAACCTTCTCCAAGGTCCAGTGCCTCGTGGCACGCAATTTGAAAGGCAAAATTGTTCTTCATTCTTGGGGAACTCTGGACTCTACGGCCTCAAAGAAATCTGTGGATCACTCCATGCCGTGAGTCCTACAGCACAGCAAGCCGATGAATATTCAGAGGAGGAGGAACAAATATTTAGTTGGGTTGCAGCTGTGATAGCTTATGGACCTGGTATGTTTTGTGGATTGGTGATTGGACATATCTTCGCTTCACACAATCAGGAACGGCTCACGGAAAAGTTTGGCCGAAGAAAACTCATTCACCCCAAGTGCTCGTTAAGTACATCTCTTGCACTCTCTAATAAGCATATTTTGGTATAG
- the LOC106296464 gene encoding receptor-like protein 12, translating to MIRNHCYFFCGIVTIYFSLLIRALASPTLHFNCRNDQRDALLEFRDEFPPTDDSNLSSWNKSSDCCLWNGVTCNDKSGQVISLDLHDTSLNSSLKTNSSLFRLHYLRHLNLAGCDLRGEIPGLIGNLNHLRYLSLDYNYLIGVIPISIGNLSRLTNLELFANDLEGEIPTSIGNLNELRVMSLDHNSLGGNIPIWFTNLTKLSQFSLRSNNFTSTLPLDMSGFHNLELFDVAYNSFLGPFPKSLFSLPLLQSVDLGVNQFMGPIEFVNTSSSKLQFLSLHQNRFDGPIPESISKFLNLRRLYFSQNNFSGPVPKSMSKLVDLNDLQLSNNKLEGEVPGFLWRMNTMMISHNSFSSFEKFSRESSIQMLDLSSNSFRGPFPNWICKLKWLSVLDLSNNLFNGSIPTCLRNSIVYLLDLSLRNNSFSGVLPDIFDGATSLRLFDVSQNQLEGKFPKSLIHCKSLQLVNVGGNKIKDTFPSWLGSLPSLNVLSLRSNKFYGRLYHPHVSIGFQSLRVVDVSHNDFTGTLPPHYYSSWREMTMLNQGTDYMVNFMKGSRYMLLFPESIFRSMEMVIKGVETNFERIRQDFRAIDFSGNKIYGKIPESIGFLKELRLLNLSGNAFTSDIPRSLANLTDLEALDLSSNKLSGQIPQDFSKLSFLSYVNFSHNLLQGPVPRSTQFQRQKCSSFLDNPGLYGLEEICGERHVPSTTSQQAVKYSEAKERMINWVAAAIAYGPGILCGLVIGHIFTSHNQEWFPKNLG from the coding sequence ATGATCCGAAACCATTGTTATTTCTTTTGTGGTATCGTTACCATATATTTCTCACTCCTGATTCGCGCCCTTGCTTCTCCCACGCTCCACTTTAATTGCCGCAACGACCAGAGGGATGCTCTCCTGGAATTCAGAGACGAGTTTCCACCGACTGATGACTCAAACCTAAGCTCGTGGAACAAGAGCAGTGATTGCTGTCTTTGGAATGGTGTCACATGCAACGATAAATCTGGCCAGGTGATATCCCTCGACCTTCACGACACATCTCTAAATAGCTCTTTGAAAACTAATAGTAGCCTTTTTAGACTCCACTATCTCCGTCACCTGAACCTTGCGGGTTGCGATCTCCGAGGTGAGATTCCAGGGTTAATAGGCAATCTGAACCATCTAAGATACCTTAGCCTTGATTATAACTATCTCATAGGAGTTATTCCTATTTCAATAGGAAACCTTTCCCGTCTCACAAATCTTGAACTTTTCGCTAATGATTTGGAAGGTGAAATTCCTACTTCTATCGGAAACCTAAACGAGCTAAGGGTCATGTCACTTGACCACAACTCTTTAGGTGGCAATATTCCTATTTGGTTCACCAATTTAACCAAGCTTTCTCAGTTTAGCCTCCGCTCTAATAACTTCACATCCACGCTTCCACTAGACATGAGTGGATTCCACAACTTGGAGTTGTTTGATGTTGCTTACAACTCATTTCTGGGACCTTTCCCTAAATCCTTGTTCTCCCTTCCTCTGTTACAGTCTGTTGATTTGGGAGTAAACCAATTCATGGGACCTATAGAGTTTGTGAATACATCTTCATCTAAGCTTCAGTTTTTAAGTCTCCATCAGAACAGATTCGATGGCCCAATCCCGGAGTCAATATCTAAATTTCTCAACCTCAGACGGTTATATTTTAGCCAAAACAATTTCAGTGGTCCAGTCCCTAAATCTATGTCAAAGTTAGTTGACCTCAACGATTTACAACTTTCCAACAACAAGTTGGAAGGTGAAGTACCGGGTTTCTTATGGAGAATGAACACAATGATGATTTCTCACAATTCTTTCAGTAGTTTCGAGAAATTTTCACGAGAATCGTCGATCCAAATGTTGGATCTGAGTTCAAATTCATTCCGAGGACCATTTCCAAATTGGATCTGCAAGCTTAAATGGTTGAGCGTATTAGATTTGTCTAACAATCTCTTCAACGGCTCGATTCCTACGTGTTTAAGGAACTCCATTGTTTATCTTTTGGACCTGAGTCTGCGCAACAATAGTTTCAGCGGAGTTCTTCCAGATATATTTGATGGTGCTACCAGTCTACGGCTATTCGATGTTAGTCAAAACCAGCTGGAAGGAAAATTTCCAAAGTCTTTGATTCATTGCAAATCCCTGCAACTTGTGAATGTGGGAGGCAACAAAATCAAGGACACATTTCCATCTTGGCTTGGATCTCTACCATCATTAAACGTTCTCAGTCTCAGATCAAACAAGTTCTATGGGCGGTTGTATCATCCTCATGTGTCCATTGGGTTTCAGAGTCTAAGAGTGGTTGATGTTTCACATAATGACTTCACTGGAACTCTCCCACCTCACTATTATTCCAGCTGGCGTGAAATGACCATGTTAAACCAAGGAACTGACTACATGGTGAATTTCATGAAGGGCTCACGCTACATGTTGTTATTCCCGGAATCAATCTTCCGCTCAATGGAAATGGTTATTAAAGGAGTCGAGACGAACTTTGAGCGAATCCGACAGGATTTTAGAGCCATTGATTTTTCTGGAAACAAAATCTATGGAAAAATCCCTGAATCCATTGGCTTCTTGAAGGAATTACGTCTTCTCAACTTGTCCGGTAACGCCTTCACAAGCGATATCCCACGATCCTTGGCAAATTTGACAGACCTCGAGGCGTTAGACCTCTCGAGTAATAAGTTGTCAGGTCAAATCCCTCAAGATTTTAGTAAACTATCTTTTCTTTCATACGTGAACTTTTCCCATAATCTTCTCCAAGGTCCAGTTCCACGTAGCACACAGTTTCAAAGACAGAAATGTTCTTCATTCTTGGACAACCCTGGACTCTATGGCCTCGAAGAAATATGCGGAGAAAGACATGTCCCGAGTACTACATCACAGCAAGCCGTGAAATACTCAGAGGCAAAAGAACGAATGATCAATTGGGTTGCAGCTGCAATAGCCTATGGACCTGGAATATTATGTGGATTGGTGATTGGACATATCTTCACTTCACACAATCAGGAATGGTTCCCCAAAAATTTAGGTTGA
- the LOC106298331 gene encoding uncharacterized protein LOC106298331 — protein sequence MGIFSRSSISRKSKDGMKIIATAFFGVMFGFLIGISFPSLSITKVSLPTNFLPSNGISYIEEKGSTIATPDSNKSWSSTKSNDSSSSGPVDKSKIWVPSNPRGAERLPPGMIAAESDFYLRRLWGLPHEDLTSQPRYLVTFTVGINQKENIDACVKKFSENFTIVLFHYDGRVTEWDEFEWSKTAIHISVRKQTKWWYAKRFLHPDIVARYDYIFIWDEDLGVEHFNAEEYIKLVKKHGLEISQPGLEPNKGLTWQMTKRRGDLEVHKITEEKPGWCSDPHLPPCAGFVEIMAPVFSRVAWRCVWHMIQNDLVHGWGLDFALRRCVEPAHEKIGVVDSQWVVHQTVPSLGSQGEATDGKAPWQGVRDRCKKEWTMFQSRMANAEKDYFRSLQVEGSSNSTATTI from the exons ATGGGTATCTTTTCACGCAG TTCGATTAGTAGGAAATCAAAAGATGGAATGAAGATCATCGCAACTGCATTTTTCGGAGTAATGTTCGGATTTCTGATTGGAATATCTTTTCCATCATTATCAATCACTAAG GTGAGTCTCCCAACAAACTTTCTTCCTTCAAACGGTATCTCATATATAGAGGAAAAGGGTTCCACAATTGCAACTCCAGATAGTAATAAATCTTGGTCATCAACAAAGAGTAACGACAGCAGCTCATCTGGTCCAGTTGACAAATCAAAG ATATGGGTTCCTTCAAATCCTCGTGGCGCTGAAAGATTGCCACCGGGTATGATTGCAGCTGAATCAGACTTCTATTTGCGCAGATTATGGGGCTTACCGCATGAG GATTTGACCAGCCAACCAAGATACCTCGTGACGTTTACAGTTGGTATAAATCAGAAAGAAAATATCGATGCTTGTGTCAAGAAG TTTTCAGAGAACTTCACTATTGTCTTGTTTCATTATGACGGCCGGGTAACTGAATGGGATGAGTTTGAATGGTCCAAGACTGCTATACACATTAGTGTGAGGAAGCAGACAAAATG GTGGTATGCAAAGAGGTTTTTGCACCCTGATATTGTAGCAAGATATGATTATATATTCATCTGGGACGAAGACCTTGGGGTCGAGCATTTTAATGCAGAAGA GTACATAAAGCTTGTGAAGAAGCATGGCCTGGAGATTTCTCAACCTGGCTTGGAACCAAACAAGGGGTTAACATGGCAGATGACAAAGAGAAGAGGAGATCTTGAAGTCCACAA GATAACAGAAGAAAAACCTGGATGGTGCTCAGATCCTCATCTCCCTCCGTGTGCTGG ATTCGTGGAGATCATGGCTCCTGTATTTTCAAGAGTCGCCTGGCGATGCGTGTGGCACATGATCCAG AATGATTTGGTTCACGGTTGGGGACTTGACTTTGCACTCAGAAGGTGTGTTGAG CCTGCACATGAGAAGATAGGTGTAGTAGATTCTCAGTGGGTCGTTCACCAAACCGTCCCTTCCCTTGGCAGCCAA GGTGAGGCAACAGACGGGAAAGCGCCATGGCAAGGG GTTAGGGACAGATGCAAAAAGGAATGGACCATGTTCCAGAGTAGAATGGCTAACGCAGAGAAGGATTATTTCAGGTCCTTACAAGTTGAAGGCTCCTCTAATTCAACAGCAACAACCATTTGA